Proteins encoded in a region of the Rutidosis leptorrhynchoides isolate AG116_Rl617_1_P2 chromosome 9, CSIRO_AGI_Rlap_v1, whole genome shotgun sequence genome:
- the LOC139867224 gene encoding F-box/kelch-repeat protein At3g06240-like: MSAPTHFPPEIIESILRRVPAKSLGRFKSVSKPWCSLISNPKFIKTHLLTNQNNHKHKTPKLILISDTTKSLYSLDINTETAKELTFPPHQILWEEILGSCNGLVLAKDENDTVFIINPTTRDLSKVPVSPFALPARESFVMYGFGYDSCTEDYKVISISFWDTDNEYNPDCTDMLVNVYSLRNDTWKNLDNSPYDHAVGNLISGVLVNEKLHWLTSTRSGYSSTIAAFSLSNEEFNEIELPDSIENDRAVFNELVELGGKLGMFGTILGNEMWVMDEYGVSESWRKIEVVGIDIDPVKPLCLVDGCDRYIVFGDEDGVVVYNVNERSVRIVGSPNGFSIGGTYVETLESPQMYLN; the protein is encoded by the coding sequence ATGTCTGCACCCACCCACTTCCCACCGGAGATAATCGAATCCATACTCCGTCGTGTTCCGGCCAAATCTCTAGGCCGGTTCAAATCCGTATCCAAACCATGGTGCTCACTAATTTCAAATCCCAAATTCATTAAAACCCACCTTTTAACCAATCAAAACAACCATAAACATAAAACCCCTAAACTAATTCTCATATCTGATACTACTAAATCTCTTTACTCACTTGATATAAATACCGAAACCGCAAAAGAATTAACCTTCCCGCCACATCAGATTTTATGGGAAGAGATTTTAGGCTCGTGCAATGGTCTTGTTCTAGCCAAAGATGAAAACGACACCGTTTTCATAATCAATCCAACAACACGAGACCTCTCGAAAGTTCCAGTTTCTCCTTTTGCGTTACCCGCAAGAGAAAGTTTTGTTATGTACGGATTCGGTTATGATTCTTGTACGGAAGATTATAAAGTAATATCAATCTCGTTTTGGGACACAGATAACGAGTATAATCCGGATTGTACGGATATGTTGGTAAATGTTTATAGTTTACGTAATGACACGTGGAAAAACTTGGACAATTCGCCTTATGATCATGCGGTTGGGAATTTGATAAGTGGCGTTTTAGTAAACGAGAAGCTGCACTGGTTGACGAGTACACGTAGTGGATACTCGTCAACGATTGCAGCGTTTAGTTTATCAAACGAAGAGTTTAATGAAATCGAATTGCCAGATTCGATTGAAAATGATAGGGCCGTCTTTAATGAGTTAGTTGAACTTGGGGGGAAACTTGGTATGTTTGGGACTATATTGGGTAATGAAATGTGGGTGATGGATGAATATGGTGTGAGTGAATCATGGAGGAAGATTGAAGTCGTTGGGATCGATATAGATCCGGTTAAGCCGTTGTGTTTGGTTGATGGTTGCGATCGATATATCGTGTTTGGGGATGAAGATGGGGTCGTTGTGTATAATGTGAACGAAAGAAGTGTAAGGATTGTAGGTAGCCCTAATGGTTTTAGCATTGGAGGTACTTATGTTGAAACCCTTGAATCGCCCCAAATGTATTTGAATTAA